The following are encoded together in the Oncorhynchus kisutch isolate 150728-3 linkage group LG8, Okis_V2, whole genome shotgun sequence genome:
- the myl7 gene encoding myosin regulatory light chain 2, atrial isoform: MASKKAANKRQRGAQKSCSNVFSMFEQSQIQEFKEAFGCIDQDRDGVIKKQDLRETYGQLGKLNVKDEELDEMLNEGKGPINFTVFLSLFGEKLNGTDPEDTILAAFKLFDPNGTGFVNKDEFRRLLMNQADKFTADEVDQAFSVAPIDVAGNIDYKSLCYIITHGDEKEES, from the exons atg GCCAGTAAGAAGGCTGCTaataagagacagagaggagcccAGAAGAGCTGCTCCAATGTCTTCTCCATGTTCGAACAGTCCCAGATACAGGAGTTTAAGGAG GCTTTCGGCTGTATTGACCAAGACAGAGATGGTGTCATCAAAAAACAGGATCTGAGGGAAACCTATGGACAGCTAG GAAAGTTGAACGTAAAGGATGAGGAGCTGGATGAGATGTTGAACGAGGGGAAGGGTCCCATCAACTTCACCGTTTTCCTCTCTTTGTTTGGGGAGAAACTCAATG GCACAGACCCCGAGGACACCATCCTCGCTGCCTTCAAGCTCTTTGACCCAAACGGCACAGGCTTCGTCAACAAGGATGA gTTTAGACGATTATTGATGAACCAGGCTGATAAATTCACAGCAGATGAG GTGGACCAGGCCTTCTCTGTGGCTCCAATTGACGTGGCCGGCAACATCGACTACAAGTCACTGTGTTACATCATCACACACGGAGACGAGAAGGAGGAGTCCTAA